Within Bicyclus anynana chromosome 24, ilBicAnyn1.1, whole genome shotgun sequence, the genomic segment tgcttTGACGGCGTTAATTTGTAGTCAATTctttttgagctctagctactgaaaggcttatagTTTCACGTATAATTTGGAGTACTCTATCATGACGACAAGAAGTGAAAGGGGGcgtttttatgaatattaagtaaagaatctgttaacttttcagttatgtgcattttaagtaattaaatatcacgagtctcaaacagTGAGTGAAATACGCGAATTtcgttaattctctgcgtgtatgaagtctgccattccgcattggcagacttggcctaacccctcattctgagaggagactcgagctcaatacTTACCCAAATATGTGTTTTTGACGATGAATTAAAGAAAACGTATTCGTAAGTAAAAAAGacgagaaaaaatattttcaaagccATTTGTTGATGACTGTACGTGTACGCACTATAATAtaacgatattattattttagatctTGCTGAGGCTTGAACTATCAGAGATAACCTACTTTACTTTGTCATACACACTAGATTACTACTTACGGTCTTTCGTCTCTGGAGTACGTTGCGGACGTAAAATGCGAGGTTGCACACCCCTGCGACTGCGGTGCAGGCAATGGCAGGTGTCGCCAACCCTACTGTTTTATTAGTAGATCTTTGCTGTTTTCACGTTATACGTGcaaagggcctagtggcagtttgatactgttactgtcacgtaacgtaaacgcgaattttcaaggaattgaaacagcgccatctagtggcactactacacaactgtttaaattccatataaatttgcgtttacgtcaacgtgatagtaacatatgaaaatattgaaaactcccactaggcacactgttttGTGTTTCAATCCtaattattactgttttataatTCAAGTTCATATTTCAAAGTTCAGCCACTGACATTGTTATTtacgaattttattttatgtaattaaatatttgcattaattaaattatttcattaacCTATTAACAGTGAGACTTTGTCACAAGACcttagaatacagaaaactccagaaggtgtaaccgcacaaaattatttatattgtaaaaaccatttcaacccctattttcaagatggcggccgTAGGACAAGGTTGGCGACCTCTAAACTTGGTTTTGGCTTTCCACATGATGAatgactactactactactaggctctaccatgaccattattgttcctatgcatttatctatttcaatctgaaaaaAATTCTTGTTACGTTCTTTTTAGACCACTTTTTACGtcgggttatattttttttgaactcTAGAAACTGAACGAACTCAAGGCTTCACGTATAATTTGAAGTACTCTTCATGACGACGTGAGTAAGGACCCCTATCCAGTAGCAACTTGGATCCAACTAACAAAATGCCTTACCACAAGTATcgcaagatataattatttattaaataactaaaaaataaaaacaaaatatgtttagacaactaacataaatataattaaactataaataacGTATATTAATCACAATGAGTCTTGAATCTCCAACAAAGTTTTCCCTTTTGTCTCTGGTACGAAGAAGAATGTGAACAACACTGCTCCCGCGCACGTGGCGGAGAAAAACCAAAAGGCCACGTGACCACCAACAGTCTCCAACAGTGCACCGAAGGCTGTCGTCACAGCGAACCCGAACAGCCACGACGTGGTCATGGTCACGGTGGAACCCTTGCTCCTGACATTGCTAGTGAACATCTCCCCTATTATGGCGTTGGGAATTATGCCGAGACCTGCAAAAAATGTCTTTTCATagtaataatagggatgatgacaattttttaaaatgtatataaattaagagtatgctaatagtaaaacaattttgtaaaaggaacagggtatctgcgatcattactttcggagctacagggatttaaagggtcagatttgcggcgctgccgcggattcctgaataaacgccccatacaaaatggtacgatttaatgacgtcgtaggtcataatgatcgtaagatttgtatgggcgttcaaacaaaattactaatatgtttgttatttgtgcgtttatgtttctagtttatttattgaaaaatgtcacatttaatgtaaggaagctaaaactgtatgaattttcatctaattaataataaaagatttttaatagattttgaaattttataatcttaggtatttattttgcaaatatccagacaacctttgcttttttatgtaaaaattcgCTAAAATTGagcttatttacccgaatgtttcataaaaatcaatatattcaaacctagtcatcatccccatttgttACTCGTATAAACAAGCAGGTGAACAAGCAGATGGACTTTCAGCCGGCCAATTCAAtaacttaatatataataattaataactttatattattaatagttacattatcatcataattaacaccccatattcggctcactgttgagcacaagtctcctctcaaaatgaaaggAATTAGGCTAATAATTTATCACGCTTCCCAACGCAGATTGtcaaacttcacacacataaaGAATTCTCAAGTAAGCAACTTTCCTCACGATTCTTTTCTTTTACCATTTGagtgacgtgatatttaatttcctaaaatgtaaCACTTAACTGTAATATTGGACTATCACGACTTGTAGGTATATAACATAAACAATTTACCAGAATCATATCCAATATAGTATAAGATGAGAACGACGAGCGGCATCCATTTTATATTATCAACAATTGGATTGCCAATGAGATCCAAGTAGAAGTAAAGACCAAGCAgaaactgaaaataaattaatatctttaaaaattttggctggtgggaggcttcggccgtggctagttaccaccctaccgacaaagacgtaccgccaaacgatttggcgttccgatacgatgtcgtgtagaaactgaaaggggtgtttttcatcctcctcctaacaagttagcccgcttcatcacatcatcacttaccatcaggtgagactgtagtcaagggctaatttgtaaagaataaatatatatatatatatatatatatatatatatatatatatatatatatatatatgtatatatcccTAGAAATCCCTAGAAAAACTGTCAATTTGATGGAATGTCCAATGGATCCGAACAAGTTGCGCAAATGaacctttaaaaaattattttggcTGATTTAGCCAATgtagatttttctgaaaattgatCTTTGGAGATCTTATATTATGTCCTAATTGATGGCCAATTTTCAGATTTGTatcgtttaaatattttagaccCGAGTTCATATGAAGACTGGGTTTTCCTTTCAAGATCAATTGGACGATCTTTCTAAGATAATAGCATAAAGACAGAAGCATAATTAGCACTATGACGTCACTTGCTGTTCAACTGAGTGCAGGTGAGAATTCAAAAGCACAGCTGTGCTGAACAATACAACTAATTACTTACCATACTTAAAGAACAAGTGGCACATGATAGCATCAAAATTTTCCTCCTCCCAGAGCCTTCAACGAAGAATGGTGTAACAGTACTGCCTATCAATTGAAAACATCCTATAATGATCATAGACAAATGCGCCGGTATAGAAGAACCCGCCATATCAAAAATGGctgcagaaaaaaaaacaattgctaGAACCCCACTTATATGCTGAAATATGTTTATGGTCACAACTATGAATAATGCTTTTCTGTTGCTTTTTATGGTAAACAATTCTTTCCATTCTTGCTTGGTATTCGAATTTGTGAAttcttgttttctttttaaaagtttgtcCACGTCTTGTGACCTGCCCAGTTGGTCTAATACCTTTACCATTTCTTCTTCTCTACCTATAAAAGAAGATAAATATTAAGGTGTTTCTGGAAGTGCTATTTTTTAAcaacagataataatttaattttaataataggcagatggatcGCACGGAaaacgacggtgtcgtagccgctccaaatacaaaattcaaaaacgaatacattctcgagtcagtacgacacgaaacgtcgcatcagtaactttcaatattattccaGAAAAATGGggtattatgtttttaaatatttgaaaaactgttcacaaaaactaaagatataagatggagtatttttgcATTGGTAATTATTGAGTATTATATTGGTTTACGTAATTAatgttagtattaaattttaaaatatgtacggatgtcaaggagacgcgtgacatttgttttttcatGAGTTTCACCGCctttaccacgctgcttgtaaagactcactctgtatgatctttactctgtgttTTTAACTTGCAAACATTTTTGagtcaaactcaaaattaatgtaatgtttttactgtattgtgttgtattataatttttaatttacctgaAAAACACATTAGTTTTGACACGGTTTTTTGAAAGTTGCAAAAAAGacttgattttaaatacttCTTTATATATACTGCAAAAATCAGCTACTGAGatcgtaatattatttattttataaacgtgTATCGTTACATACACAAAGTTTGGGCAATATGTTTatgaataactagctgacgccgcgcggtttcacccgcgtagttatcgttcccgtaagaatacggggctaatatatagcctataacctttctctataaatgggctatctaacactgaaagaatttttcatatcggactagcagttcctgaggttagcgcgttcaatgaaacaaacttttcagctttataatattagtatagactagctgatgccgcgcggtttcacccgcgtggataccgtttccgtgggaatacggagataatatatagtttttagccttccttgataaatgggctatctaacactgaaagaattttccaaatcggaccagtagttcctgagattagcggattcaaacaaacaaactgttcagctttataatattaagtatagactagcagatgccgcgcggtttcacccgcgtggttactgttcccgtgggaatactggaataatatgtagccttaaccttccttgataaatgggctatctaacactcaaagatttttccaaatcgttcctgagattagcgcgttcaaacaaacaaactgttcagctttataatattaaatatagatgaTTAATGCTCTATTCATAGGTATTGAAGATATCAATCCAGTACCTTGTAATGCATAGAAAAGCGGCGTCTCCGGCACAAAGTAGATAGCGACAACTTGAAGCAGATTGAGCCCTAAACCAATGTATGTCGTCCCTTGATATGAAACATATGGTCCCGTAGAATACAATAGTATGGATCCCATCGTGAAAAAAATTCCATATACCACAAGCAGAATACCCCTAATTTTTGGGGACCTGAAAGTAACATTGAACAATTACAAAAACTaacattctgagagaagactcgtgctcaacagtgagccgattatgggttgttaatgatgatgatgagccagGTCAAGGTCAAATTCATTGTAGAAAGTGTAATTTTTAAGCACATTTTAAAGCTTAATTATGGTTATCtctacaacaataataataaaaaataataaatactaagtaggaaaaattacaaatatttaaagacatttgtttcaaaatttgaccttgactacaatctcacctgatgtctCAGCACAATGTctcaagtgatgatgtaatctaaaatgggaagcgggcttgtttggaggaggatgaaaatccacacccctttcggtttctacacgttatcgtaccggaaagctaaatcgctttgccaGTAGCTATACCACTATGCCACCGATGACGTCTTTttaaactatgattaatttaacaATCATGATGATGCATATGAATgatcctctcattctgagaggagactcacgctcagcagtgagccgaatatgggttgataatgatgaagatgatactCACGCCATCTCACCCATATACACCAGGTTGCCAACATTAATAGATCCCGAGCCGAAACCTGCTATGAATCTTCCTATAAACAGCATCCACACATTGTGCGCAGTGGCCAGTATGATATAGGCTATAATACATACTAGCCCACTGGCCATCAGACAAGGTCTTCTACCCTTTGTGTTTGACAGCCATGTCATTACATATGGACCTGAAACAGGAAATAACTGGCCATCAGTTACTATATATACTgtgacaataattttataactggCCAGTAGAAGTGTCGTATTCATTCCTGTCTAGCACGATagttaaaagttacaaaaagaaaaatagaaataaattcgaTGCTTAAGTAGAGATTatggttttatatattttgattacACTGGTTCATTTGAAtcccttgtataacaattgTGAAACAAAGCCTCTGCTATAAATTTGCCGCAAAACGATATCCACATATTGTACGCCGAGGCTAGTATGACGTAGCTCATAGCAGAAACTAGCCCACTGACTATTAGACACGGCCTTCTACCCTTTGTGT encodes:
- the LOC112045424 gene encoding facilitated trehalose transporter Tret1-like, giving the protein MAGSSIPAHLSMIIIGCFQLIGSTVTPFFVEGSGRRKILMLSCATCSLSMFLLGLYFYLDLIGNPIVDNIKWMPLVVLILYYIGYDSDCHHPYYYYEKTFFAGLGIIPNAIIGEMFTSNVRSKGSTVTMTTSWLFGFAVTTAFGALLETVGGHVAFWFFSATCAGAVLFTFFFVPETKGKTLLEIQDSL